TAAAAGCATTCTACTGGGTCTAGCCCTAATACTAACTCAGTGGAATGTTCTTTCAGCGAATCAAACAAATCATGAGGCTGCTGATGTACAAATTGGAATGTACCAAGGCGTTTTAGATGGTGACCCAGGAGAAGGAGGATTATTCTACCGACTAAATTTTATGGAGGAGGGCATGATAGAAATCACCAAGCAATTTGGAGGCAATAATCTTAAGGAAATAAAATCTTGGGAACAGCAAGGTGAGTATATTAGTATCACGAGCAAAACTGGAGACCAAATACATGACTTTGATGAAGCCAAGATTGAGCTGTTGAGCGCAAAGAAGATAAAATATAATAAAGGCCATCATCAATTCTATATCCATAAATATAGCGGCTGGAAAACAGCTTTGCACTGGGTGGGCATGCTTGTCCTTCTCATTTTACTCAATGAACTTTTCAGAAGATATAAAATACCCACATTTGCTTTCTATATCATCATTCCATTTTTGGTGATTCCTCTGATTGCTTATTTGGGATATACAGAAGTCAGCTATTGGTTTAAATGGGTGAAATTATATTCCGTGGTATTTGCCGCCATTTGGTTTTCTTTCATGAGATATACCAAACTGGGCTTTGCTAAATCTGCTCGCTTTGTAGCCGCAGCATTCCTAGCCATTAATATTGCAGAGGCTGTAGGACAAGATTTCTCTATGGGATTTATCGCGAATATTCTTAATGCCATTGCCGGAATACTGTCTATCATAACTCTTACCGGATGGAAAGACATTCAAATAGATGATAGCAAAGAAAAAGACTTGGTTTGGCCAGCCATGACCACATTATGGATTATAGCCTACGACATCTGGAATTTTGTATTTGTATACTTAAACTTCCCAGGCTCTGCCGCCAACCAATTCTTGGTACTTCTTTCTTGTACCATTCCTTCACTTTTCATTAAAAAAGGTACTTGGTTACAGGCTAGAGCATTTACTTTGGCAGCTTGGTTTATGTATTACTTTATCAGTCCAACAGCTGTAGAAACCCACTTGGTTCCTTTACCAAGGACTGATTTTCTAATGTTAGCATCTGGAGTAATTAGTATTGTAGCAAATCTCATATTAGCCTACGTGGTTTTTAAAGACAAATGGTCGGCAAAGAAACAATTAGCATAATATAAGAATTGATTTTTGATTAGAGTTTTTTTGTGAAATTGAAAGTGGAATTCCTGTTATTGGGATTTCACTTTTTTTTGTAATAATCGGATGGTTTCTTTTTTAATCTGAATCACTTGTGGATACATTATTGCCACGAAGGCGCTAAGGCACAATGCTTTTCAAAGAAAAAGATTTACTCCACCACCTCAAATCGCCATTCCAGAACCTCCCCATTTTCATCCATGATAGTCATTTGGTGCTTTCCTGCTTCTGTATCCAATTCCATACGATGTTGCCCAATGCTTTGCCCTAGATATTCTTGGTCTAAATGCCAATATATGATTTGGTTGGATTGTCTATGCACCACTTCAAAAACCACTTTCCCTTTACTTCCATCTAATTCTCGTGGAATAAGAATTTTAGTATAATTCTTCGGATAAATGATATCCATTTCATTTTTTGAGGATTGTAAACAATCACTTTTAAATGGAGGTAATGACTGATAAAAAGGATTATTCTTTTTATAATACCACTCCGGGATAGGTGGTAATACAAACCAAGACTTTGATTTCATTTCACTCACAGAATAACAAGAGCTCGTCACCCTAAACTGCTCGTTCTTATCTAAATGAATGATTTGGTGGAAAGGACACACTTTAGTATTTACCGATTTCTTTGGAAGCATAAGCTCCTCTACTTCTTCACAGGCATCAGCGGCCAAATATCCACTCCTAGCACATACTTTTTGTGGAATCAAATCCCAATCTGGCTGTTCAAACCATTCTCCTCTTGGCAAGGAATTAAAAACCTTAAACATCACAGGAGCCGCCATACTTAAACCCGTTAAACCCGGTCTTCCTTCGCCATCTGCATTTCCTACCCAAACCGCTACCACATAATCGGGAGTAAAACCAATAGCCCAAGCATCTCTATGCCCAAAGCTGGTTCCTGTTTTCCAGGCTATATTCTTAGCCGATTGGAACTCTTGCCATCCACTTTCTTGCCAAGGTCTTTTCACTTGACTTAAAGCTTCAGCAGTCCACCATAATGCCCCCACATTAAAGGCATCATCCTCCGCTATTCTTTGATGCTTCTCATTCAAATCAAAATGTGCAGGGAAATCAGAACCATTATCATTTAATCGCTGAGCCATTCGCATATAAGCATTAGACAAATCCCATAGACTAGATTCAGCACCCCCTAAAATAACAGATAAGCCATAATGAGAGGAGGATTTATTGATATGATGCAAGTCTAGTTTCTTGAGATGAGTAGAAAATCGTTCTAAGCCGTAATGTTGAAGATTTCGTACGGCAGGAATATTGAGTGAACGAGCCAAAGCTTCGTCGGCAGGAACCATCCCATCATAACTTTCTTCAAAGTTTCGGGGAGAATAGCCAGAAATTTGAGTGGGAATATCCTCCACCAAAGACTTTGGGAGTAAGAATCCATCCTCCAGCATAAAAGCATAAAGAAAAGGTTTTAAGACACTGCCTGTGCTTCTTGGAGCCTGAATAATATCCACATCTCTTCCACAACCTTCTTCTTCACATTCTGTATTCCCTACATAAGCCAAAACCTCAGAATTACGTACATCCAAAACCAAAGCTGCCATATTATGAATCTCATTTTGGCTATAAATACTGTGGTAATCTGCCACCAATCTGCTGAGTTTATTTTGCAATTCTTTATCGACAGTAGACTGAATACGTTCTCCTTTTTCCCCTTCAGAAATCAATCTATCCAATAAGTGAGGAGCCTGAGATTTTACAGATTTCGCCTTGGAAACAATGGCTTCTGATTTTGCCAAATCACAAGTCTCTTGGTCGATAATTCCATTACGCTGCAGCTTATCCAACAATCTATTACGTTTATGAAATAGTTTTTCTTGGTTCTTCCCAGGATAAATTAAAGATGGAGCATTTGGCAATACTGCTAAGGTGGCCATTTCTCCCCAAGAAAGTAAATAGGGACTTCTACCATAATAACGCCAAGCCGCGGTTTCTAATCCCACCACATTGCCTCCAAAAGGGGCATGTGCCGCATACAATCTCAATACTTCATCTTTACTATAAGACAATTCCATTCTAATGGACCAGAAGACCTCTATAGTTTTTTGCCAAAGGCTTCTGGTCTTAGCTTTTCGCGCCAAGCGAATGGTCTGCATACTCAAAGTACTCCCTCCACTCACAATACTTCCCGCTTCTAAATTTTGTCGAAATGCTCTAAACAAAGAAAATGGATTCACTCCCGGATGCTGATAGAAATATTCATCCTCAAAAAAAGTAATGCATTGAACAAACTTATCCGGCAAACTATCTGACATGGGAAAACGCCATTGACCATCATCGGCAATTCTTGCTGATAATAATCGACCATGCCTATCATTCAAGATAGTACTATAGGGCTCTTGGAATAATGGCTTTGGAATTAAGAAATAAAACCATAGCACTAGAGTCAACACAAGGCCTCCTAGCAAATAATACTTATATTTTTCAAGCTGCTCTCGCATTAATTCTTGTCAAATCAATTTTCAAATAATAGATTCTTCACATTTTCGTTATTGCACAAAGGGTTCAAAGTAGGCACAAAAACCACAAAGCATCCTAAATTACAATTCCATTAAAAGTGCAATCCCTTTTTCTTCTCTGTGAACCTCTGTGGCTTCTTTGTGTAACTCTGTGAAATAACTCTTCTTTTACCTTAAGAATATTATTTCACCTCCACCCACTCACCAGAAACCCGAGCATTAATATCATGATCATACATGGCTTCACAATAGGTGGTAGGCAAATAATACTTTCCCTGATAAGCCGCATTCAATAAGACAATAAAGGTTTTCCTTTGTCTTCTATCCAAGTCAAAATAGGTCAAAACTCTATCATCTCTAATATCCTGATAGGTATATGAACTTTCAGACGGACCAGAGAAGCCTTCATCCATTCTCATATTCCTGATTTCCCAACCTGAAGGGAATATTTGTGTTAAAGCCATATCTCTATATCCTTCTCTGATACCAGGATGCACGAGTTCCACTTCTGCCATAAAATCACTTCCCTGCTTCAGGTTTTTAGGGTCTATTTTCTTTCCATCTAAATCACGATAGGTGATATTCATCTTCAAATGATTTTCTGCATTTGTAGTATCTCCAATGGCTGGAATACCTTCCAACAATAAACGGACAAACTGAGTTTGCTCAGCGGTATTCTTAATAGAAAGACTCCTCTCTTTTGTATTCTTGAAGTCCAAATCTATTTGTTTGATATGAGCTGAAGTCTTGATTTTTTCTCCGGCTTGTTGATCAAATTTCACTTGGAAAGTTAATTCTTGATTCTGCAAATCTGTAGTTCCAATAAATTTAGAAATGGCTAAAAGCGAATAGGCTGTAGTTTGAGTACTCAACCACCTATCAGAAGCTAAACTAGAACTCAACTCATCGAATAATATTTTTGCATTGGATTTTTCACCCAAAAGCGCTAAGGTTTCTAAAACTATAGCTTTATTCCTATTTTCACTTCCGTAAGTATTAGAATATCTATATTTAGTATCCACTTTAATACCAGCGTCCTTTATCATTTTCTCTGCTACTGTCTTCTTTCCAATCATATAATAAGCAGAAGCCAAACAATATTTGGTAACCACATTTAAATCGGTTCGATTCTTCAATCGATTCATGGCACCTAAAGCAGGAGCATCTGCCAGTGCTAAGGTATATAAACGATAGGCCTGAGTCAATTGACTTTGAGACTGTGCAAAGGCAGTCCCCTCACTTGTCCAGCTATTGGCTTCTTGCTTCTGGAAATTAACCCAATTATGTAATAAGCCCGGAGGAAGT
This is a stretch of genomic DNA from Lentimicrobium sp. L6. It encodes these proteins:
- a CDS encoding DUF5692 family protein, producing MMSNIKNLNKSILLGLALILTQWNVLSANQTNHEAADVQIGMYQGVLDGDPGEGGLFYRLNFMEEGMIEITKQFGGNNLKEIKSWEQQGEYISITSKTGDQIHDFDEAKIELLSAKKIKYNKGHHQFYIHKYSGWKTALHWVGMLVLLILLNELFRRYKIPTFAFYIIIPFLVIPLIAYLGYTEVSYWFKWVKLYSVVFAAIWFSFMRYTKLGFAKSARFVAAAFLAINIAEAVGQDFSMGFIANILNAIAGILSIITLTGWKDIQIDDSKEKDLVWPAMTTLWIIAYDIWNFVFVYLNFPGSAANQFLVLLSCTIPSLFIKKGTWLQARAFTLAAWFMYYFISPTAVETHLVPLPRTDFLMLASGVISIVANLILAYVVFKDKWSAKKQLA
- the pbpC gene encoding penicillin-binding protein 1C; this encodes MREQLEKYKYYLLGGLVLTLVLWFYFLIPKPLFQEPYSTILNDRHGRLLSARIADDGQWRFPMSDSLPDKFVQCITFFEDEYFYQHPGVNPFSLFRAFRQNLEAGSIVSGGSTLSMQTIRLARKAKTRSLWQKTIEVFWSIRMELSYSKDEVLRLYAAHAPFGGNVVGLETAAWRYYGRSPYLLSWGEMATLAVLPNAPSLIYPGKNQEKLFHKRNRLLDKLQRNGIIDQETCDLAKSEAIVSKAKSVKSQAPHLLDRLISEGEKGERIQSTVDKELQNKLSRLVADYHSIYSQNEIHNMAALVLDVRNSEVLAYVGNTECEEEGCGRDVDIIQAPRSTGSVLKPFLYAFMLEDGFLLPKSLVEDIPTQISGYSPRNFEESYDGMVPADEALARSLNIPAVRNLQHYGLERFSTHLKKLDLHHINKSSSHYGLSVILGGAESSLWDLSNAYMRMAQRLNDNGSDFPAHFDLNEKHQRIAEDDAFNVGALWWTAEALSQVKRPWQESGWQEFQSAKNIAWKTGTSFGHRDAWAIGFTPDYVVAVWVGNADGEGRPGLTGLSMAAPVMFKVFNSLPRGEWFEQPDWDLIPQKVCARSGYLAADACEEVEELMLPKKSVNTKVCPFHQIIHLDKNEQFRVTSSCYSVSEMKSKSWFVLPPIPEWYYKKNNPFYQSLPPFKSDCLQSSKNEMDIIYPKNYTKILIPRELDGSKGKVVFEVVHRQSNQIIYWHLDQEYLGQSIGQHRMELDTEAGKHQMTIMDENGEVLEWRFEVVE